A section of the Agrococcus sp. SGAir0287 genome encodes:
- a CDS encoding GTP pyrophosphokinase, which translates to MTDPTTAVRRAYETRADAWDAAMGMVEGWLDERADALLADADRMRLVVMPGRIKEEARTVDRLTRAATEIALAEVTVEQVEELVRDVVGVKVLCKSTRDQALMADDVARALEPGIHLVEMRDYVAEPKPSGYRAVHALLDVDVTTPEGTTVVAVEVQIKTRVQDAWGELTHEDLYKPGGGLRPSDFHRSVGRTMANLLAEVDRLADDLAREFDVATAEPASEGARAAVGRIPIRTVVVRSTGPRYALAVDDEGRQGLIPAFAVRALAPTEGHVDVDAFVPEGATLEARVFEDERGLYYLPVALPHVARD; encoded by the coding sequence ATGACGGATCCCACGACGGCGGTGCGACGCGCGTACGAGACGCGCGCCGACGCGTGGGATGCCGCCATGGGCATGGTCGAGGGATGGCTCGATGAGCGCGCCGACGCGCTGCTCGCCGACGCCGATCGCATGCGCCTCGTCGTCATGCCGGGACGCATCAAGGAGGAGGCGCGCACCGTCGACCGCCTCACGCGCGCCGCGACCGAGATCGCGCTGGCCGAGGTCACGGTCGAGCAGGTCGAGGAGCTCGTGCGCGACGTCGTCGGCGTGAAGGTGCTGTGCAAGTCGACGCGCGACCAGGCGCTCATGGCCGACGACGTCGCCCGCGCGCTCGAGCCCGGCATCCATCTCGTCGAGATGCGCGACTACGTCGCCGAGCCGAAGCCCTCCGGATACCGCGCCGTGCACGCGCTGCTCGACGTCGACGTCACGACGCCCGAGGGCACGACCGTCGTCGCCGTCGAGGTGCAGATCAAGACGCGCGTGCAGGATGCGTGGGGCGAGCTCACCCACGAGGACCTCTACAAGCCCGGCGGCGGGCTGCGACCGAGCGACTTCCACCGATCCGTGGGCCGCACGATGGCCAACCTGCTCGCCGAGGTCGACCGGCTCGCCGACGACCTCGCACGCGAGTTCGACGTCGCGACGGCCGAGCCGGCGTCGGAGGGCGCGCGAGCGGCGGTCGGCCGCATCCCGATCCGCACGGTCGTCGTGCGCTCGACGGGCCCGCGCTACGCGCTGGCGGTCGACGACGAGGGCCGTCAGGGCCTCATCCCCGCCTTCGCCGTCCGCGCGCTGGCCCCGACCGAGGGGCACGTCGACGTCGATGCGTTCGTGCCCGAGGGCGCGACGCTCGAGGCGCGCGTCTTCGAGGACGAGCGCGGCCTCTACTACCTCCCGGTGGCCCTGCCGCACGTCGCCCGAGACTGA
- the clpS gene encoding ATP-dependent Clp protease adapter ClpS gives MQGIATDVDLEVDDAALTSTDGDWVTVVWDDPVNLMTYVTYVFRTYFGFDEAKAERLMLQVHTKGRAVVSVGGREQQELHVSAMHGYGLLATLERVE, from the coding sequence ATGCAGGGCATCGCGACGGACGTCGACCTCGAGGTCGACGACGCCGCGCTGACCTCGACCGACGGCGACTGGGTCACGGTCGTCTGGGACGACCCGGTGAACCTCATGACGTACGTCACGTACGTCTTCCGCACGTACTTCGGGTTCGACGAGGCGAAGGCCGAGCGGCTCATGCTGCAGGTGCACACGAAGGGGCGCGCCGTCGTCTCGGTCGGCGGGCGGGAGCAGCAGGAGCTGCATGTCTCGGCGATGCACGGCTACGGCCTCCTCGCGACCCTGGAGCGGGTCGAATGA
- a CDS encoding nuclear transport factor 2 family protein: protein MTSPQLSHDRLLELEHSGWESLRLGVGHEFYGGRMAPDALMVLAHGVALDRDAVVESLDGAAPWDRYDIENVRHVPLGEDAAALVYRATATRGDAPAFHALMTSVYRLVDDVPLLVLYQQTPIPDDD, encoded by the coding sequence ATGACGTCGCCGCAGCTCTCGCACGATCGGCTGCTCGAGCTCGAGCACTCGGGCTGGGAGTCGCTGCGTCTCGGGGTGGGTCACGAGTTCTACGGCGGGCGGATGGCGCCCGACGCGCTCATGGTGCTCGCGCACGGCGTCGCGCTCGACCGCGACGCCGTCGTCGAGAGCCTCGACGGCGCGGCGCCGTGGGATCGCTACGACATCGAGAACGTGCGGCACGTGCCCCTCGGCGAGGATGCCGCCGCGCTCGTCTACCGAGCGACGGCGACGCGCGGCGACGCGCCCGCGTTCCACGCGCTCATGACGAGCGTCTACCGGCTGGTCGACGACGTGCCGCTGCTCGTGCTGTACCAGCAGACGCCCATCCCCGACGACGACTAG
- a CDS encoding siderophore-interacting protein, producing the protein MAGPARVAAVAPRFIELEVLGAQQLSPHLRRITLGGEDVANMTPQGYDQWFRFFMRRPGQDALQVPTSPKQWFPQYLLMSEAKRPFIRNYTVRSFRRDAGELDIDFVVHEDPGPGAQWSLDAKVGERAALLDEGLLYNDEGAEGDVLMVGDESVIPAIAGVCGSIDRATRGVAVIEVGHLDDVQDLGEPEGVEVHWIHRGAEREGQAGLRALADLDLPADLGYAYAAGEQSLATGARRHLVKHRGVDKANVTFTGYWRLGKAYVS; encoded by the coding sequence ATGGCCGGACCCGCCCGCGTCGCCGCCGTCGCACCGCGCTTCATCGAGCTCGAGGTGCTCGGCGCCCAGCAGCTCTCGCCGCACCTGCGTCGCATCACGCTCGGTGGCGAGGACGTGGCGAACATGACGCCGCAGGGCTACGACCAGTGGTTCCGCTTCTTCATGCGCCGTCCCGGCCAGGACGCGCTGCAGGTGCCCACGAGCCCCAAGCAGTGGTTCCCGCAGTACCTGCTGATGTCGGAGGCCAAGCGCCCCTTCATCCGCAACTACACCGTGCGCTCGTTCCGCCGCGACGCGGGGGAGCTCGACATCGACTTCGTCGTGCACGAGGACCCGGGCCCTGGCGCGCAGTGGTCGCTCGACGCGAAAGTCGGCGAGCGCGCCGCGCTGCTCGACGAGGGCCTGCTCTACAACGACGAGGGTGCCGAGGGCGACGTGCTCATGGTCGGCGACGAGTCGGTCATCCCCGCCATCGCCGGCGTCTGCGGCTCGATCGACCGCGCGACGCGCGGCGTCGCCGTCATCGAGGTCGGTCACCTCGACGACGTGCAGGACCTCGGCGAGCCCGAGGGCGTCGAGGTGCATTGGATCCACCGGGGCGCCGAGCGCGAGGGCCAGGCCGGCCTGCGCGCGCTCGCCGACCTCGACCTGCCCGCCGACCTCGGCTACGCGTATGCGGCGGGGGAGCAGTCGCTCGCGACCGGCGCGCGACGCCACCTCGTGAAGCACCGCGGCGTCGACAAGGCGAACGTGACGTTCACGGGCTACTGGCGCCTCGGCAAGGCCTACGTCTCCTGA
- a CDS encoding metallophosphoesterase, with amino-acid sequence MGLIVVGDVHGCVEPLRLALSWAANFKDRRVVLVGDYIDRGPASKEVIETLIREVVAGRQPHAPRRQSRD; translated from the coding sequence GTGGGTCTGATCGTTGTCGGCGACGTGCATGGTTGCGTCGAGCCTCTCCGCCTTGCACTCAGTTGGGCCGCCAACTTCAAGGACAGACGTGTGGTGCTCGTGGGCGACTACATCGACCGCGGACCTGCAAGCAAGGAAGTGATCGAGACCCTCATCCGAGAAGTCGTCGCGGGGCGACAGCCTCACGCTCCTCGCCGGCAATCACGAGATTGA
- a CDS encoding DUF2017 family protein, producing the protein MRPWRRDGDALVLELTHDEATMLTRLVSQVRQVFVAVRDGEADRADPVVERLFPAAYEDEELAEEFRRLTADDQAALRLDRQRAMARDLAAHDTTDDERVRVAVPEASVDAWLAGIGDIRLVLHTRVQQGPTSHLDLSVEDLAQFQAVVDWLGYAQGSLVEAVVSE; encoded by the coding sequence ATGAGGCCCTGGCGCCGCGACGGCGACGCGCTCGTGCTCGAGCTCACGCACGACGAGGCCACGATGCTGACGCGGCTCGTGTCCCAGGTGCGGCAGGTGTTCGTCGCCGTGCGCGACGGCGAGGCCGACCGCGCCGATCCCGTCGTCGAGCGGCTCTTCCCCGCCGCGTACGAGGACGAGGAGCTCGCGGAGGAGTTCCGCAGGCTCACCGCCGACGACCAGGCCGCGCTGCGGCTCGACCGGCAGCGGGCGATGGCCCGCGACCTCGCGGCGCACGACACGACCGACGACGAGCGCGTCCGCGTCGCAGTGCCAGAGGCGTCGGTGGATGCGTGGCTCGCGGGCATCGGCGACATCCGCCTCGTCCTCCACACGCGCGTGCAGCAGGGTCCGACGAGCCATCTCGACCTCAGCGTCGAGGATCTCGCGCAGTTCCAGGCGGTCGTCGACTGGCTCGGCTACGCGCAAGGCAGCCTCGTCGAGGCCGTCGTCTCGGAGTGA
- a CDS encoding DNA/RNA non-specific endonuclease has translation MATPKPRATGYDERFLGVRVPAPTPLDDPSAPVLDSTHFTVTMSRERRLAWSVAWSIDGLRLFPDIPRERRFFPDDRLPLDEQTTEAVYADNDLDRGHLARRADLLWGTLDEARAANRDSFCFTNVSPQTADFNQASRGGAWGELEHAVLDLDRLHERRVVVFAGPVLQPDDPWYRDLVRLPREHWKIVVYRLGDAIRARAFLLAQDLSDVQPAYLDGFQTYEVSLDDLAARTRLDLSGIPVGARSRGSTAVPATPRAITSVDDVDW, from the coding sequence ATGGCCACTCCCAAGCCGCGCGCGACCGGCTACGACGAGCGCTTCCTCGGCGTCCGCGTGCCTGCGCCGACGCCCCTCGACGATCCGAGCGCTCCGGTGCTCGACTCGACCCACTTCACGGTGACGATGAGCCGCGAACGCCGCCTCGCCTGGTCGGTCGCCTGGTCGATCGACGGGCTGCGACTCTTCCCCGACATCCCGCGCGAGCGACGCTTCTTCCCCGACGACCGCCTGCCGCTCGACGAGCAGACCACGGAGGCCGTCTACGCCGACAACGACCTCGACCGCGGGCATCTCGCACGCCGCGCCGACCTGCTGTGGGGCACGCTCGACGAGGCGCGCGCCGCGAATCGCGACTCCTTCTGCTTCACGAACGTCTCGCCGCAGACGGCCGACTTCAACCAGGCGAGCCGCGGCGGCGCATGGGGCGAGCTCGAGCACGCGGTGCTCGACCTCGACCGGCTGCACGAGCGCCGCGTCGTCGTCTTCGCGGGCCCGGTGCTGCAGCCCGACGACCCCTGGTACCGCGACCTCGTGCGGCTGCCGCGCGAGCACTGGAAGATCGTGGTCTACCGGCTCGGCGACGCCATCCGCGCCCGGGCGTTCCTGCTCGCGCAGGATCTCTCCGACGTGCAGCCCGCCTACCTCGACGGGTTCCAGACGTACGAGGTCTCGCTCGACGACCTCGCCGCGCGCACGCGGCTCGACCTCTCCGGCATCCCGGTCGGCGCGAGATCGCGCGGCAGCACCGCCGTGCCGGCGACGCCGCGCGCGATCACGAGCGTCGACGACGTCGACTGGTGA
- a CDS encoding VOC family protein — protein sequence MSEAARPTVRQLRIVVEADDHDAAVAFFRDALGLPEQAAYVGEGDERVVILEAGRATLELANPSHVRAIDAVETDGVTSPRIRLAFEVDDAAATTSVLEDAGAEVLATPRETPWRSLNARLQAPADLQVTLFEELESLDERSQRDGFGTGER from the coding sequence ATGAGCGAGGCAGCCCGTCCGACCGTCCGTCAGCTGCGCATCGTCGTCGAGGCCGACGACCACGACGCCGCCGTCGCGTTCTTCCGAGACGCGCTCGGGCTGCCGGAGCAGGCCGCGTACGTGGGGGAGGGCGACGAGCGCGTCGTCATCCTCGAGGCGGGGCGGGCGACGCTCGAGCTCGCAAACCCGTCGCACGTGCGCGCGATCGATGCCGTCGAGACCGACGGCGTGACGAGCCCGCGCATCCGCCTCGCGTTCGAGGTCGACGACGCCGCCGCGACGACGTCGGTGCTGGAGGATGCGGGTGCCGAGGTGCTCGCGACGCCGCGCGAGACGCCATGGCGCTCGCTCAACGCACGGTTGCAGGCGCCCGCCGACCTGCAGGTCACGCTCTTCGAGGAGCTCGAGTCGCTCGACGAGCGATCGCAGCGGGACGGGTTCGGCACGGGGGAGCGCTGA
- a CDS encoding MFS transporter gives MQQLTPTRRVLALVALALGGFGIGTTEFASMGLLPLIGDELVPGFVQNPERGIQTAGWLISAYALGVVVGAPAIAVLAARMSQTRLVLILAAAFTVANLSSALMPTFELTMLSRFVSGLPHGAYFGVASLLAARIMGPGRQGAGVALALSGLTIANVIGVPLGTYLGQTAGWRWSYVAIAGIFAITLLLAFRTLPQVAGNPERDPLRELSALRSGRLWLMLAVGAVGFGGFFAIYSYIAETVTRVAMLPASTVPWVLATVGIGMTIGNVLGGLLGDKALIPTMLGGFITVIPVMGAYSAFGGHPVALFVLAFLIGLTTSTLVPSIQSRIIQIAGDAQLLGAAMNHAAFNVGNSLGAAVGGAVIGAGLGYLAPGWVGVLLATAGFGLAIVSVSLDRRQASLRRLETHEQRVVEPV, from the coding sequence ATGCAGCAGCTCACCCCGACGCGTCGCGTCCTCGCGCTCGTCGCCCTCGCCCTCGGCGGCTTCGGCATCGGCACGACCGAGTTCGCCTCCATGGGCCTGCTGCCGCTCATCGGCGACGAGCTCGTGCCCGGATTCGTGCAGAACCCCGAGCGCGGCATCCAGACCGCCGGCTGGCTCATCTCGGCCTACGCGCTCGGCGTCGTCGTCGGCGCGCCCGCGATCGCGGTGCTCGCGGCGCGCATGTCGCAGACGCGCCTCGTGCTCATCCTCGCCGCCGCCTTCACGGTCGCGAACCTCTCGAGCGCGCTCATGCCGACGTTCGAGCTCACGATGCTCTCGCGCTTCGTGTCGGGCCTGCCGCACGGTGCCTACTTCGGCGTCGCGTCGCTGCTCGCCGCCCGCATCATGGGTCCGGGCAGGCAGGGCGCAGGCGTCGCGCTGGCGCTGTCGGGCCTCACGATCGCGAACGTCATCGGCGTGCCGCTGGGCACCTACCTCGGCCAGACGGCGGGATGGCGCTGGTCGTACGTGGCGATCGCCGGCATCTTCGCCATCACGCTGCTGCTCGCCTTCCGCACGCTGCCGCAGGTCGCGGGCAACCCCGAGCGCGACCCGCTGCGCGAGCTCTCGGCGCTGCGCAGCGGTCGGCTCTGGCTCATGCTCGCCGTCGGCGCGGTCGGGTTCGGCGGCTTCTTCGCCATCTACTCGTACATCGCCGAGACCGTCACGCGCGTCGCCATGCTCCCCGCATCCACGGTGCCGTGGGTCCTCGCCACGGTCGGCATCGGCATGACGATCGGCAACGTGCTCGGCGGGCTTCTCGGCGACAAGGCCCTCATCCCCACGATGCTCGGCGGCTTCATCACCGTCATCCCCGTCATGGGCGCCTACTCGGCGTTCGGCGGCCACCCCGTCGCGCTGTTCGTGCTCGCGTTCCTCATCGGCCTCACGACCTCCACGCTCGTGCCGTCGATCCAGTCGCGCATCATCCAGATCGCGGGCGACGCCCAGCTGCTGGGCGCCGCGATGAACCACGCGGCGTTCAACGTCGGCAACAGCCTCGGTGCCGCGGTCGGCGGCGCCGTCATCGGCGCAGGCCTCGGCTACCTCGCGCCCGGCTGGGTGGGCGTGCTGCTCGCGACGGCCGGCTTCGGCCTCGCGATCGTCAGCGTGTCGCTCGACCGGCGGCAGGCCTCGCTCCGTCGTCTCGAGACGCACGAGCAGCGCGTCGTCGAGCCCGTCTGA
- the pdxY gene encoding pyridoxal kinase PdxY, protein MKILSIQSSVAYGHVGNSAAVFPLQRLGHEVWPVSTVVFSNHTGYGAWRGPLLPASDVADVILGIEERGALARVDAVLSGYLGGEAIVDVVVDAVQRTKALNPKATYTCDPVMGNAKSGCFVAPAIPPLIRERVIPHADIIAPNQFELGFLTHTEPATLDETLESVERARDMGPRTVLVTSVERPDRPEGTIEMLAVDDEGAWIVQTPFLPFKANGSGDVTAALFTAHYRTSGSAWDALEATVSSVFDLLQTTLDSGERELQLVEAQEAYAHPRRQFQVRQVR, encoded by the coding sequence ATGAAGATCCTCTCGATCCAGTCGTCGGTCGCCTACGGCCACGTCGGCAACTCGGCCGCCGTGTTCCCGCTGCAGCGACTGGGGCACGAGGTCTGGCCCGTCTCGACGGTCGTGTTCTCGAACCACACCGGCTACGGCGCGTGGCGCGGCCCGCTGCTGCCCGCATCCGACGTCGCCGACGTCATCCTCGGCATCGAGGAGCGGGGCGCGCTCGCGCGCGTCGACGCCGTCCTGTCCGGCTACCTCGGCGGCGAGGCGATCGTCGACGTCGTCGTCGACGCCGTGCAGCGCACGAAGGCGCTCAACCCGAAGGCGACGTACACGTGCGACCCCGTCATGGGCAATGCCAAGTCCGGGTGCTTCGTCGCACCGGCGATCCCGCCGCTGATCCGCGAGCGCGTCATCCCGCACGCCGACATCATCGCGCCGAACCAGTTCGAGCTCGGCTTCCTCACGCACACGGAGCCGGCGACGCTCGACGAGACGCTCGAGTCGGTCGAGCGCGCCCGCGACATGGGCCCGCGCACGGTGCTCGTGACGAGCGTCGAGCGTCCCGACCGCCCCGAGGGCACGATCGAGATGCTCGCGGTCGACGACGAGGGTGCGTGGATCGTGCAGACGCCCTTCCTGCCCTTCAAGGCGAACGGCTCCGGCGACGTGACGGCCGCGCTCTTCACGGCGCACTACCGCACGTCGGGCTCGGCATGGGATGCGCTCGAGGCCACGGTGTCGAGCGTGTTCGACCTGCTGCAGACGACGCTCGACTCGGGCGAGCGCGAGCTGCAGCTCGTCGAGGCGCAGGAGGCGTACGCCCACCCGCGCCGGCAGTTCCAGGTGCGCCAGGTCCGCTGA
- a CDS encoding glyceraldehyde-3-phosphate dehydrogenase produces MAESAIPLIGRLYRERNVIPHVHGRKIINRSAIEVLRAHRWARRVSDVELDVAHSLLALQVADELRVQGISLDLGRLLDGAPDDVADLEAYVRDAIGSLRSWEHQEPTDVVLYGFGRIGRLLARILVGHAGNGLGLRLRAIVVRSSGANDLDKRANLLRRDSVHGPFEGTIQVDHEASTILANGTLIQVIHSDDPATVDYEAHGIRDAIVVDNTGRWRDEAGLSLHLQSKGVARVLLTAPGKSPLKNVVYGINHDMIAADDRIVTAASCTTNAITPVLKVLHDAYGVEHGHVETVHSYTNDQNLIDNFHKGDRRGRSAALNMVLTETGAAKAVAKALPELEGRLTGNAIRVPTPDVSMAILNLTLETAVERDQVNELLRRASLKGRLRTQIDFVDSPEVVSTDFVGNNRAGIVDGLATIASGRHLVVYVWYDNEYGYSSQVVRVLEHMAEQMQAARVEMTREPIGGVAAEAAIG; encoded by the coding sequence ATGGCGGAGTCCGCCATCCCCCTCATCGGCAGGCTCTATCGCGAGCGGAACGTCATCCCGCACGTGCACGGTCGCAAGATCATCAACCGTTCGGCGATCGAGGTGCTGCGTGCGCACCGCTGGGCTCGTCGCGTGAGCGACGTGGAGCTCGACGTCGCGCACTCGCTGCTCGCGCTGCAGGTCGCCGACGAGCTGCGCGTGCAGGGCATCTCGCTCGACCTCGGTCGGCTGCTCGACGGCGCCCCCGATGACGTGGCCGACCTCGAGGCGTACGTGCGCGACGCCATCGGATCGCTGCGCTCGTGGGAGCACCAGGAGCCGACCGACGTCGTGCTCTACGGCTTCGGCCGCATCGGTCGCCTGCTCGCCCGCATCCTCGTCGGCCACGCGGGCAACGGCCTCGGCCTGCGCCTGCGCGCGATCGTCGTGCGCTCGAGCGGGGCGAACGACCTCGACAAGCGCGCGAACCTGCTGCGCCGCGACTCGGTGCACGGCCCCTTCGAGGGCACGATCCAGGTCGACCACGAGGCGTCGACGATCCTCGCGAACGGCACGCTCATCCAGGTCATCCACTCCGACGACCCGGCGACCGTCGACTACGAGGCCCACGGCATCCGCGACGCGATCGTCGTCGACAACACGGGCCGCTGGCGCGACGAGGCGGGGCTGTCGTTGCACCTGCAGTCGAAGGGCGTCGCGCGCGTCCTGCTCACGGCACCGGGCAAGAGCCCGCTGAAGAACGTCGTGTACGGCATCAACCACGACATGATCGCCGCCGACGACCGGATCGTCACGGCGGCGTCGTGCACGACGAACGCCATCACCCCCGTGCTCAAGGTGCTGCACGACGCGTACGGCGTCGAGCACGGCCACGTCGAGACGGTGCACTCGTACACGAACGACCAGAACCTCATCGACAACTTCCACAAGGGCGACCGTCGCGGCCGCTCGGCGGCGCTCAACATGGTGCTCACCGAGACCGGCGCTGCGAAGGCCGTCGCGAAGGCGCTGCCGGAGCTCGAGGGTCGCCTGACGGGCAACGCGATCCGCGTGCCGACGCCCGACGTGTCGATGGCGATCCTCAACCTCACGCTCGAGACGGCCGTGGAGCGCGACCAGGTCAACGAGCTGCTGCGCCGCGCGTCGCTCAAGGGGCGCCTGCGCACGCAGATCGACTTCGTCGACTCGCCCGAGGTCGTCTCGACCGACTTCGTGGGCAACAACCGGGCGGGCATCGTCGACGGCCTCGCGACGATCGCCTCCGGCCGCCACCTCGTCGTCTACGTCTGGTACGACAACGAGTACGGCTACTCGTCGCAGGTGGTGCGCGTGCTCGAGCACATGGCCGAGCAGATGCAGGCGGCGCGCGTCGAGATGACGCGCGAGCCCATCGGCGGCGTCGCGGCGGAGGCTGCCATCGGCTGA
- a CDS encoding bile acid:sodium symporter, with product MTDREPSSLADRLERHQAPILLGAVALGFALGVAWPGAHALETIVDSAIALMLLVTFLGVPFGALVEGLRHWRLLATLLVTSFVVAPVVAFALTRLVSHDAGLVAGALLVLLAPCVDYVVVFTALARGAHAGLLAATPVLMVVQVVLLPPLLGITAGQEVVAALDVGRLAAAFGLLVLLPLAIAAAIRLVGRRAPVVDRAASRAVGTVVPVTALVLVVVAASQARRILASADDLVALVPVYVGFAALMVAAGILVSRVARLGVADARAVVLSGVARNSLVVLPVALALPPALALAAPAVVAQTVVELVVLVVLVRLLPRLVCER from the coding sequence GTGACCGACCGCGAGCCATCGTCGCTCGCCGACCGGCTCGAGCGGCACCAGGCGCCCATCCTGCTCGGCGCCGTCGCGCTCGGGTTCGCGCTCGGCGTCGCCTGGCCGGGCGCACACGCGCTCGAGACGATCGTCGACTCGGCGATCGCGCTCATGCTGCTCGTGACCTTCCTGGGCGTGCCGTTCGGCGCGCTCGTCGAGGGGTTGCGGCACTGGCGGCTGCTCGCGACGCTGCTCGTGACGTCGTTCGTCGTCGCGCCCGTCGTCGCGTTCGCGCTCACGCGGCTCGTGAGCCACGATGCCGGCCTCGTCGCGGGCGCCCTGCTCGTGCTGCTCGCGCCGTGCGTCGACTACGTCGTCGTGTTCACGGCGCTCGCACGCGGCGCGCACGCGGGCCTCCTCGCGGCGACGCCCGTGCTCATGGTCGTGCAGGTCGTGCTGCTGCCGCCGCTGCTCGGCATCACCGCGGGGCAGGAGGTCGTCGCCGCGCTCGACGTCGGTCGACTCGCCGCAGCGTTCGGCCTGCTCGTGCTGCTGCCGCTCGCGATCGCAGCGGCGATCCGGCTCGTGGGTCGCCGCGCGCCGGTCGTCGACCGCGCCGCGTCGCGCGCGGTCGGGACCGTCGTGCCCGTCACGGCCCTCGTGCTCGTCGTCGTCGCGGCGTCGCAGGCGCGGCGCATCCTTGCCTCGGCCGACGACCTCGTCGCGCTCGTGCCCGTCTACGTCGGGTTCGCGGCGCTCATGGTGGCTGCCGGCATCCTCGTCTCCCGCGTCGCTCGGCTCGGCGTCGCCGACGCCCGCGCGGTCGTGCTGAGCGGCGTCGCGCGCAACTCGCTCGTCGTGCTGCCCGTGGCCCTCGCGCTGCCGCCGGCCCTCGCGCTCGCCGCCCCTGCCGTCGTCGCGCAGACCGTCGTCGAGCTCGTGGTGCTCGTCGTGCTCGTGCGGCTGCTGCCGCGACTGGTGTGCGAGCGCTGA
- a CDS encoding nucleotidyltransferase domain-containing protein, which translates to MDLTRVQECVEAALGPSASWRLGLLLYGSQARGTARNESDVDVLELVRSAPRASSNGFVNVTQYTPAALESLALNGSLFVTHLKQDGIVLQDPDRILSDVLNKYRPPRDYRSVREQLRIVSGVLDPSALDFARHAAALGGLGIYLLRTALYVDSVERGLPNFDLDSLTSNRAELHALMRDRRRGEWGPEAISLIYGELGRLTAVKRNDVGSVIGYAALHSNRPDLTVMFTSVLSGGRELDYSALTLPPF; encoded by the coding sequence ATGGACCTGACGAGGGTGCAAGAGTGTGTCGAGGCGGCACTTGGCCCAAGCGCGTCCTGGCGGCTGGGCCTCTTGCTCTACGGGAGCCAGGCTCGGGGGACAGCGCGGAATGAGTCCGATGTTGACGTTCTGGAACTTGTGCGATCGGCGCCTCGCGCGTCGTCGAATGGGTTCGTCAATGTCACGCAGTACACGCCAGCGGCTCTCGAGTCACTTGCGCTCAACGGCAGCTTGTTTGTGACTCATCTGAAGCAAGACGGAATCGTCTTGCAGGATCCCGATCGGATTCTCTCCGATGTTTTGAACAAGTACAGACCGCCGCGGGACTACCGGTCCGTTCGAGAGCAGTTGAGGATCGTCTCCGGAGTGCTCGACCCAAGCGCGCTCGACTTCGCTCGTCATGCGGCTGCTCTTGGCGGACTAGGTATCTACTTGCTTCGCACGGCCCTTTACGTTGACTCTGTCGAGCGTGGTCTTCCGAACTTCGACCTCGACTCCCTCACTTCAAATCGAGCGGAGCTGCATGCACTGATGCGTGACCGGCGACGTGGTGAGTGGGGGCCCGAGGCTATCTCCCTGATCTATGGAGAGCTTGGACGGCTGACTGCCGTGAAGAGGAATGACGTGGGCTCCGTCATCGGGTACGCGGCGCTGCACTCGAATCGCCCTGACCTCACGGTCATGTTCACTTCCGTACTCTCAGGCGGCAGAGAGCTCGATTACTCGGCGCTGACGCTCCCACCGTTCTAG